Genomic window (Sphaerodactylus townsendi isolate TG3544 linkage group LG12, MPM_Stown_v2.3, whole genome shotgun sequence):
tggggtgggtgggaagcaggCCAGTGGTGCTCTCTCTGCGGGCGCCTTTGCGTGTCACCAGCCCTCCTCCAGCCCTGGCTTTTCAGGGCGATCTGGCTTTGGGAGTATGAAAGTGTCCTACTATTCTAGCCAGTTCAGAGCAAGGGTATGTTGAGGTGTCATTCTTGCAGGGACCGTCTTCTCTATTGCACTGCCTGTCTGGAAAGGGTTCCCACTGACCTACTTTGTCGTTCCAAGTGGTCCCAATGTGCCATTCCAGGTCCCAGCAGCAGGCTAACACTGAGGGAAATTGTGGCTTTGTTTCAGCCACTGAGATTTCGCCGCTACCGCTACCGCCACCGCCGCTGAAGCTCTGTTTCCAGCTTCCCTCTGAACTGAGTTGACACTTTGGCTCCCCCAATGACAAAAGGGCACCTGGTTTGGTTTCTTGGTTGTGATTCTTCTTCTATGCACTGTCTTGGGGTGGCCCTAATTTAAGGAGTGGGGAGTGGTCTTCTAGGCAGTATTGGTGGGAGCAGGACTGGAAGAGGGGCAAGCAAGTTGAGAACCTTTGATGAGGAAGCAAGGGGCAGCTGCTAATATGCCCATACAGGAAGCCTCCGAGCCAGCGTTGGTGTGCTTGGGGTcaaattttaatgttattgtgtctgttatttatagtccatcatATAACTGAGGCTTAGGACAGATTATGCAGAGTAAGTCGATACAATCAACAGCACAGGATATCCAGTGAGACAGCATGTGTAGGGTTAAGTTTGCAGGAATCCACAGGATCATTAGTGTTAGATGGAGACCCCAAAGGGCCACCAGATCTTAGCCTACTGCAGTACAGGAACCTGTAATCAAAGCTCTCCAATCCAAATTtagccattcagcctctcttactaaacctccagagaaggagactcctaCACTCCAGGGCAGTGGAATTTCACATAGAACAATATTATatactgttaggaagtttttcctgatgtttaggtggaatctcttttccttcacctggaacccattattcctggtcctggtctctggagcagcagaaaacaagcttgctcccttaccgacatgacaccccttcaaatatctaaacatggctatcatgtcacctcttaaccttctcttcaccaaactatacATCCCCACTCCCTacgtctctcctcatagggcatggattccagagcaTGGATTGCcatcagaaatctgaaacaaaagcAACACATCTGAGATAaagctgaagcaaagcataaatattagTGTGGTGTATTGAACAATGCAGAAGTTGCATAGGAGGATAATTTGTACAGCAATGGATTACGTTGCAATGTAGCCCTGTTGCCTGTGTGCAGAGCCCTCCTGatcagttcagttttgcatagtttgtggaaaccCAGGAGACTGGGAGCCTTCCTGGCGTCACCAGGCAGGCCATCGTGCAGGGCGGGGGCACAGCTGAGAAGACACCtgcatgggcagttgttgattttgacCGTTgtcaggttggcacctgcagaagacttTGCTCAGGTAAGTGAAGCTGTTGTACCTGAGCCACACTGTATTCCTGTAGAGATGCTTCTTATTAGTGGATGGACAGCTGCTTCTTTGGGGGCCCTGAGCGAGGGGACACTGAGGGATTGTTGATGTGGTCCCTACATGACAATGCTGATATTGTGGGCATTTCAGAAACCTCCTTGAAGTAGGGACAGTGAATGGGATGCTGTTGCTTCTTGATGCCAACACTGtaggcagggcagggaggggcctgttGAGGTCACAGATTCAAATAAGCTAGGAGACAGGAGTGGAACTAACTCCCCCATGGAACTACTGTGGTCAGAGGTACCGGGGGGAATTCCTTAGAAGTGTGGGGGCCAGTCCTGTCACCTCATGACCCAAACGATGAGGGTGCTTTTGACATGGGGATGGAAATAAGGGAGGTGACTAAAGAGGAAAATGTACTATAGGGTGTCTTCAGCTACCATTACACTGGGTAAATGTGTACTTTACTGCCCTGTGCAGCCTGTGACCTGATTTAGCATGTTTAATTTTGCTGGTACTTGTCTCTATGTTAAGTGTCATCGGGTCGCTTCAACCTGTAGTCACCCTATGAATTAACATACATGCTCTTTAACCTCTGCATGTGCCCTATTGGCGAgatggtctggagttttgggttgAGCAGTCGCCAGTAGGGGTGGCCAGCCTGATACCACCCTGGATTCCTAGGCCAGTTGTTTGACggctgtggtggagtggttaCAGCTGTTGGCTGAAGTTAATGCCGTTTaagatggaagtcctgtggctgggccgaggaggggtggagggggatggctggctggctggctggctggctggcttccgACCCTTGACGGGGGGACAATTAACAGCAGCCCCCACCCTCAAGAGTCTAGAAGTGCTCCTGGTTGCCTCCTTGTGCTTTactatgaggagaggctaagAGTGGAGGGCGGGGGGACTATTTGGTTTAGAGAATATGACTAAAGGGgtacatgatagaggtttataacatTATGTTTGGGGCAGAAGAAGTGGATGGGGAACTTCTCTCCCCTCGTGCTAGAAATTCAGTGCACCCAGTGAAATGTATGGGCAATAGatggaggacacatttttttTACTCAACAAGTAATCATGCTGTAGAATTCACTGTCAGAGATGCAGTCACGGCCACAAGCATAGGTGGCATTAAAAGGGAGTTATACAGATccatggaggagagagaggtcCCGCAGAGGAGGCATTTATAGACAGAGGCCACAAACCTCTGGATCCCAGTGCTCGGAGGCAACagcagggaaggccttggcctgtgTGGTTTGTGTGTTTGGCCCCCCAAAGTAGCTGACTGGCCGGCCACTGTATGAAACAGAGTGCTGAACCGGATGGGCCCTcgctggtctggtccagcagggcacCTCCTAGGATCTTGGAACAGGGGAGCTGCTTCAGCTGCTGGGCTTTCTTGCCCAGAGGGATGGCAGTGAAGAGGGGCTCCACAGTCCCTTTCTGACTTTGCTTTGGGTCTCAGAGAAGTTGGCTCCTTGCCACTGAGTTTTCTGCCAGTGCCACACTTCCAAAGAATGGCTCCATCTGTTTTGTTTAATAACGTGagatgaaagaaggaagggatGGGGGACAAACTCAAGTTGCCAAACAGTGACACGGGAGGAGAGGAGGCTGAGTCGCCGTGTGGCCTTCTCAAGCTTGAATTCACTTGGGGTGCTTGAGGAAGGTGCTTCTGTGCTTGAGTGTGGGGAGCTTGGGCAGCCCCACAGCTTGGGGGTGGATGCGTGCTTTGTATGCCGCAGGCAGCCCCTGGAGCTGCCAGTTCCCAGTTCTTTGGGAAGAGCAGTGGGGGACGGCTGTGCCTAAAACTTGCTGCCTTGGCTTGATGTGAGGCAACAGGAGCCAcattggtgttggtgttggtactttaatttatatgccgccttcccccaaaaggcttatgaTACTCTGGTGTCCTAGACAGGCGTGAGTAGAACAAGAAAGGTTCCTTAGGATCACTGATCATAACTCTTAAGCAAGCCAGATGGGGTTAAATTAATGTTTTTGTTGGTGGGCAGAGATAAACTTGTTACTCTTGTGGGTGGCAAGATTTATTGCCTCATCTATGAAGATAAAACTAAAAAACAGTGGTCAGAATAATGCCCTATTAGGTTACTTGGTTATTTGCTCACCTTAGGTCATTGGTAGGGGTATTTGATTTTGGGACTGATATTTGTTTTAGGCTGTGAGATATTTGTAAATACTAGTATATTATTGTTGCTATTAAATTCAATTATGGTTATTTGTGATGTAAAACTGAAATGACTAAGATATCCTGCTTGTTTTCTTGGTTGCTTGTGTGGCGATTATTTTATTGTACTTAGTACTATTGCTCTTGGGCTAATGCGCTAAATACATAAACTTATACTTAAGTCttttctattgctgcttttaatggttttagttattttacttgtatatgaTAGgtattgtgctgtacaccgcccagagccctccggggatggggcggtataatacattgaaacataaataaataaaataaacccactgACTGACTCCTGTCACCTGGTAGCTCCGTATGAGCTGTTCTGTTGGGAGCTGCCAGACTCTGTTTCCAGAAGGAATCCCAACCCCTTTGTGCATTTCTGAGAGTTCTCTCTGGTCCTTATTTCAGAACTGActtctgattcccccccccccccaattgaaatGTAATTGCACTGTGACTGTCCTCCATGTGGTCAGTCCAAGTAGCACTTCAGGTCTTCTGTCCCATtgtattttcctctcttccttctctggTCATCTTAATTTCCTTCCTGTGTCTCTCCAAAGAGGCTGGTGTGTTTGATCGGACTCTGTCCTCCCCACAGGATCATCAAGAACGTTGTCAGGAGCTTCAAATACCTCTATGGACTGCGGTTTGAGGTGAAGGGCCTGGAACACTTCCAGGTAGAGGGCCCGTGCGTCATCATCTCCAACCACCAGAGCGTCTTGGACATGATGGGTGAGGAGTTCCGGACTGATCCCAGAGACCGACCCCTGGCCGATCACATCAGATTGGGTTTCTCGTGGGACACCTGCTCTTGCCTCactgctgccttctctcctttcccGGATCAGGGAGGGATTTATTTCACTTGCTTAAACATTCCAGCCTTGGGTGCTTGCCACTTGCGGTTTTCCAAGATTGGGAAAAAATCATTAAAACTCTACCCAAAGAATGTTAAACTTAAGACCAGCAGAATCCTGAACAATTTAAGAGTAAGACAAAAATCCTCAGTTGCCCAAAGGCAGCAGCACAAGGTGCAGCCAAAGCAGCAGGGAACATTTGTAGTGTGATCTCTTAATGCCAGTTGGCCTTGCgacccccccgccccggcaaaAGGAAAGCGTAGCAGAAAAGGGCTGCGAGGGGGAAGTCCTGTTCCTGGGAGCCCCAAGAAGGCAGAGGGAGGTGTCAAGGCTCTCCAGAAGCGGgcacctgatctcctgtgcttgCCCAGCATCCCAGAAGGGTGGCAGGCAGAGATGGTTGTAACTACCAGGCACAGGAGtgccacctccaggttgagaatgcctggagattgggggggggtggaatttggagaagggagggtcCTCAGCAGTAgtggcatactgggcctaaatggtgcccgggggcatgaccacctccccgcGTGCCCGGCTCCCCACGCCTTAATGGGAGCCAGCAGAGAGGCTGGGTGAGCCCGGGCTTGGGGATGGCTCAGATGGGCGTCTCAGCAGCAGGCcaactcctgggctggcctgctccACAgcatccccccacctccctgcaggccggctcctgccctccccagggcagaagccagcctgcagggaggctgggaaggtggtggcgggggcgtggcatgATGAAATGGCCTCTCCCAGTGGGCCATTTCATCATGCCACGCCCCCCCATGACAAAAcagcgtgcacccagggacatgggataccccacgtccccattagcagtacgccactgctcagcagggtataaagcaaAGAAGTCCAcctgcagctgttttctccatggGAGCTGATCTCTGAAGACAGCCCCCAGACAGCAAGTGGACCCCTCTGGTTGGCTCGGAGCAAGCGATCCTCTGTGGGGCTTCCTTGCTGAAGCAGACATTCCAGCCGGTGTCTTCCCAGTCCTGCAGTCCGCTCTGCTGGGCCTGCTTTCCTGGCTCCTGGTTCTGCAGAGCCAACTTGCCTCACTGTCCCCCTCTTTCGTAGGGCTGATGGAGATCCTGCCAGACCGCTGTGTCCAAATTGCCAAGCTGGAGCTGCTCTACTATGCCTCCGTGGGCCTCATCATGTACCTGGGCGGGGTCATTTTCATCAACCGGAAGAGCACTGGCAGCGCCAAGTCCATGATGTCCGAAGTTGGCCAAGCCATGACCAAAGACAACGTAAGGGCGATGTGTTGAAAGCAGTggctttggggcggggggggaggtttttATTTTGCTGGCCCCCGGATCCTTGGCTCACAGACTGCTTCAGCAGGGCCCCCTTGCGCTTGCTCTTTGGGAGCAGGTTGGAGAGGTGGAGAGCCAGAGTGCTGTAGTGGTGAACAGGGGCCGACTCTAGTCTAGGGAACCAGGCTGGATTTCCCACTCATGTGCATGacgcctgctgggcgaccttgagccagtcacaggtctctcagaactcagcccgcaTGTCACGGAGGGACAGGCAGCGCGTGGGAAGCCACctcccctgaatgtctcttgctccTTAGAAAAACCCCTGCAGGCAGGGTCGCATACAGGCTCTTCGGCTGACTGTCACTTCTGGATGGCCCCTTTTCCCTCACCACACCTCGCCCCCACACCCCCTGAAGGCCGGAAGTCAGCCTCTTGGAGCTGAGGGTACAGGCAGCAGTTTGCACGTTCCACTGAAAGGAAGAACATCCCAGATCCTGAGGCAAGGAGGTTTGGGGTATCTCTACCTTCCCCCGAGTAGGCCCTGGGAAACGCAACCATGGTGCTGATCGTTCTGTTAGTCCCTTATGTCCATCCCAGAATACTGGGGAGAAGACTATCAAGGCAGGTTAGGCCTGCAGTGTGGAGATAAACCCAACACAGGTGTGCTTCATGCGCTTCTATCCACATGTCTGTGTTTTGCACAGAGTTTGGGATGTGCTTAAACGTTTTCCCCATTCCAGTCCATGATTTTGTTGTAGGCGTCATTCtgatttctgtgtattgtcgaaggctttcacggccggaatcactggggtgttgagtGGTTTCCGGaccgagaatgctgctagaacacggccatacagcccggaaaccacacagcaccccaattctgaTTTCTgtcccacctttttaaaaaaattctaaactttttaagaatgcattttaaaacaaaacgattgtttttaaaaatgttttttggaaTGCCTCTTTAAATAGAAGTGGAGACCTTGAAAATCTTTTTTGTTGAGAGGCTCTGGGGGGAGGATCTTAGTGTATTTGTATTCCTCCCCCACTGATGGAAACTGCTCCCTTGAACACATCAAATACATTACTGTCAAAACTGTTGACCTGTAGTCTTTATTTTCCTTAATTTCCTTAACTGTGTCAAAATATTGGTTTGGCATTTTTAACCTccaggagagaagaaaacagtgTTGAGAGGTTGTTTGGggtggcgggtgggggtggggtggggtgttgccTGCTCTGGGAGCGGCTGGGATAAAGGTCTTTGCCACACGGCTGCGTTCCTCCTGGCTCCACCCAGCCGCTTCCTTGCCCGTCTCGGGTGCTTCCTGCTGTCCAATAGAGCAGAGTCGTGAAGGGTCTCTCTCCCAGTGGGCCCTTCGCTGTTCCTGGCTGGGCAGGCATGGAGGGGTGCCAAGTAGTGTAGGCTTGGTTGAGGTCTTGGCTACACTGGCTGGACGGCTGCCCAGCCGGGCTTCTCCCTCTGAAAGGTTTGGGACAAATGGGACTGTCAGTCAGTTAAGCAATTTTTAGTGGAGTGATTTGCCTTTAACCaattatattttaataacatGGCATGTGCAAGACTTGCTATTTAATCAGCACAACCTggtaggaggaaaggaaaggacacTTTTAATACTTTCTCCTTCACTTCCTGCTGCAGGAATGCACTAAGAGGCACAAGATAGTTCCTCACTCCCGGCCTCACCAGCTGAAGACTGGTGCCTTTTACAGGCAGAGTAAGGCATTTGCATTGCCTCTTGCGTGACCCCAGGAGGGGGCTGATGCCAAGAGCCCCTCCAGTTGTGGTCACTGTCTTGGCAGGAGGAGCCTCAGCAACTGCATTCAGTGCTGTGAGAGCAGCGCTACCATCTAgagcagggctctgcaacctgcggctctccagctgtttatgaactacaattctcatcccaattggccttgctgacaggggctgatgggaattgtagttcatgaacatctggagagccgcaggttgcagacccctgatctggagcgAGCTGAGACTCCTCCCCCTTTCAAAGTCCACTGACccactttctcttcccttctcccattGGGAGCTGACTACCTGACCTCCAAAAGCACTTCTATTTCCCAGGGGGTCCGTCCCTCCCGACCTCCCCTGGCGTTTTCTCTAAAGCTGAAGCCAAGAGCTTTATAGCATGTCCTTCCCAGGGAGTGCAGGCTTCACTCCGCGCTGATTATATCCTGGTCTCTCTTTCCTTATCGTTGTTAGTCGCATCCGTTATCGAGGTACACACGCACACAGCAAACTTGGTATCAAATTAATTCTTTTCTCCCAGAAGCTTTAGTGTTAAATGCAGATGTAGTATCAAGCGTAACACTCTGTGTGAGTCAATCTGTTCTTTCCTGCTGGCCAATCCCAGCTCCAACCCCACTCAGGTGGCTGAAGCTGGCTAAAGGCTGCAAGGGGATCTTCAGAGGACAGGAATGGAGGAGAGCGGGGGCGGGAAAGGGCTCGTTCTGAATTCTAGACAGTTTACTTTATGAGCATcagaaacagtattttaaaaataaagctgccTTCTTCCACTGATctggtattatttttaaaaatatgcctttATTTCTTTACGTGCCATGAAGTTGGAAAAGGAGTGGGGGAGAAATGGAGTTTTGTTTTTGGAAGAAGAGTCTTTGGGGGATCAGTCCTAATATTTGTTAATCTTGCCTAAATCTCAGCCCACCAAAAACCTGAATTAAGGGTGTGAAGAGGCAGAGGTCTGCACTTGCTCAGAATTATGTTTTCTTCTGGGGTGTTGAATGCAAACTCTTAGGCTAAACACAGCAGAGACTTGGGTGCAACTGAAGTGACTAATTACTTGTGACTAAGTGAATAAATGAGGAGTTTCATGCCACTGTAAGACCAGGAGAGTCAttgtagctcaggggtagggaacctttaacactcaaagagccatttggacccgttttccacaggaaaagaaaacacttggagccgcaaataatttttgacatttaaaataaagataacactgtatatattgggtttttttaccttttactccgctcattctgagaagcgcatggatgcgtccgccctgctgactgcagggcgggcaaggatggggccagcggctaaGCCTcgctgctccaatggggcagacgagaggggaagccgggcagtTGAGTGTTATTGCCTGCCCACTGCTGCCAGCAGCCAGGCGGAAGAGCAAGAGATGTGAAGCCGGCGGCTTGATTCCTGCCGGCCGCCCGGAAAACACACCGCCCGctcaatggggcgggtgagaggggggAAGCTCCATGCGAGCGCTTGGCCTGTACCGGCTCGCGCGAGCAATTGagtgtgcccaccctgctgtaCCTGCAAGGGCAGGaggcaaggatgtagccggtgGCTTAGCAGCTCCTCACCGGCCGCCGGAAAAGCTTTCCCTTGGCCCAGCTTCAGAACAGGAGGTATGGAGAGGAGGGAAGCCAGCGGCGCCGTACCGCCAGCCAGCCACTTCTGCAGTTGGTGCAAGGATGGGGCCCGGCATGGACTCGGCTGCCGTGGAGACCCAAGCATAAGTGCAAGGAGCAGAAGCAGCCTGCCatgtggctcttgagccgcaggttccctacccctgttgtagcTTAAGAGCCTGCAGCATTAGGTGCATCAAGTGAGTTTACGTGAACTTCTTTCAGATGATACCTAGAGGTGTGTGCTTCTGGTTTCTTGATGTGGGCTTTTCTCCATGGGCAGGTGAAAGTTTGGATCTATCCAGAAGGCACAAGAAATCTGAATGGGGATCTGTTGCCATTCAAGAAGGGAGCATTCCACTTGGCGATCCAGTCACAGGTAAAGGGAAGAGCCCTTGTAAGGCTGTCTAGTCGAATCCCCTGCTcaaggctggaaattcagagaTATGCTATtttcgttgaaggctttcatagctagaatcatccagccacagatgcaggtgaaacgtcaggagaaaatgctattggaacacagccagacagcccagaaaccacacaacattccTATGctattttccactgaaagataaaagttCGGTCAGTAGTGCTGCAGCAAAAGAGAACGTGGCGTGCTTCCGCCGTAGAAAATAATGTCTGTGGACATTACAATTCATTTTTAAGTGCAGCCTCCATCAAAATCATCGTTCTTTGCATTATTGAACTACACTCCCTAAAGAACATTTATAGTGCCTTGAACTTGCCCTCTTCAAACAGCACCATTCTTTCCCATTGAAAACCAGCTGATGGAGGAGTGGGCTTTTAAAACTCTTCAGAGAACTCTCCTTGCCCTTAAGGTGGTGGCGGAGTCCCTCCTCAGCTGTAGAGGAGGGTTCTGCTTCATGCCACGTTGCCCCAGCGCATTGCTCCCAGGCTCAGGGTAGCCCAGGTGGCCGTGTCCTGGGAGAGCATTAAACTCCCTGCCGCAGGGAGTGGCCTCCGTGGCTGCTCATGGGACTCGTAGCTCTCCTTCAGCCAGGAAGCCATCTCCCTTTGCTCACGTGCCCTTGTGCAGGAGCTGCCTTCTGGTGCCAAAAAAAGAGCTTCACTGAAAAGGCTCTTGGCTGAGGGGAAAGAGAGTGAGGTGCAGAAAATCAAATAAGAGTGAGAAGGAATGAGTGAAAACAGCACAAGAAATGAGAAAATAGAAACATCCAGAAAAAGCAAATGGGGCCTGTGGCTGACGTGCTCTTCCTGTCTGCCTCAATGACCAACAAAGTCATGAGGGTGgaattttttactttttacttttaaGTTTGAAtagtgggggggagaggggggagcagAACTAGGTGGGCACCAGGcccacagcattctgcaccaaagaaggtccagcatgtggcggatgGATATCCAATTctacttttatctttctgtgGGAATAGACCTTTCCCTACTGATATCTGTGTGGCTTGAATATGTCCAGCAGAGGGTGAGGGGGAATATTTGAAGAGCACAGTCTGTAATATTCAGGCTCCCTGCTGATTCCTAACCAAATGGGCAGGTCAAAGAGCGGACGTACCCAAGGAGATGGCTAGATGGACCTAGCAAGCATCTTGAGTTACAATCCTGCCTCTGAGGAGGGAAGTCCATGTTCCTTTGGAGGAGAGATCAATGCATGCTCGGGGGGCTGCTTTGTGACCCCCTTCCTGGTCTTGTTCCCAGGTTCCAGTCATTCCTGTGGTGTATTCTTCCTTTACTACATTTTACAACCCGGAGAAGAACCTGTTTACATCAGGTAAGGTTGTGGATTGAAAGctgtttcttctgcttcctgCTTCTAGCAAGCAAGTCCTTTCCTCTCAGAAGCAGGGCTGAGGAGAAGTCATAGTCCCAGGTTTGAAACCCACTCTGCCACAACTGCTGGGGGGTCACTGTCAACTGACGTTGCCTCACGTGgtggttatgaggataaaatggaggagggagtaaCATGGGTGTTGTGGACTATGTTggatccccactggagagaaaggcagggaagagagatcTGAATGAAATGATCTCAGTGGAAGGGGGATGACTGCAGCTGTCACTCAAATGAAAGAGAGCCTTCTGGCCGTGGTTGCCCCCACCCAAACGAGCCTTGTGTGAGgt
Coding sequences:
- the AGPAT2 gene encoding 1-acyl-sn-glycerol-3-phosphate acyltransferase beta, which translates into the protein FPSCVSPKRLVCLIGLCPPHRIIKNVVRSFKYLYGLRFEVKGLEHFQVEGPCVIISNHQSVLDMMGLMEILPDRCVQIAKLELLYYASVGLIMYLGGVIFINRKSTGSAKSMMSEVGQAMTKDNVKVWIYPEGTRNLNGDLLPFKKGAFHLAIQSQVPVIPVVYSSFTTFYNPEKNLFTSGRVRVESCTTPSHPQLA